The genomic segment GGATATTGGTTAAGTACTCAGAAGGAACATGGAAGTCTGAAAAGGCAAGCACAGATATAAGTTAGCAAGCCTCAAAAGAGTGACTACAACATTTAATCTTAACAGAATATTGTTAGAAGCCTTTTCTCTATTTACTGCCATGCCAGTGGAGAGATGTGAAGATTCATGCTTTTTTTACACcataaaaatcaatacaatgCTTTTCGCCAAAAGTCACTCAAAAAGGAGCTGGTTAAATAATAAAGTGTCAcctttttacacaaaaacaaaaccttgtcAGAATATAAATCTGATTACTGGTTATATTTCTGCCAACAGCCAACTGCCTGCCaatcaaattgtttttgttcagttccACTAACAAGCAGATGACAAAAGTCGCAAGGAGGTAGGCTACATTAAGTAGGTTGCCAATTCCTTCAGTCTACATCTAGACTCAAATAAATGTGCAGCAGAGTACAAAGAGTGCTAATGCTTTGAAAattttctatatttaaaaacattagatTTCAGCAGATAGCCTAATTATGAAATTATTGTGATATTGATTGGTTTTCAATGACATCCCACACAGGGAAAGTTGCAACTAGATGATGAGGCATCAACAGGTTCCTAACACCTTCTCTCACTCCGCATACCTCCTGTCTGTCGTCACAAAAGTGTGTTCAGACTGGCTCTGACCAAAATCTTGAAAGCTCATCCAGACCGTCAAATGATCAATGAAAACaggtaagtgagaaaaagaTTCGTAAGTGATTCTCTCCCCAAATATTTCACGCTAATATCTTACCGATGTCTTGAGGTCGACAAGGTGCTGAGGCCCAAGGAGAGGCGAACTTGGGGTACAAGTTTCTGCCAGAGAATAAAGGTGTAGTAAGCTCTTGCCACAATTAATATAAACAGCAGAGAATTTGCAATAATTTTCATTACAATGAGTCCTACACAGAGAACTTAAACCATAAAAATGGTATGCTAGTAAAAACGAGGGCTAAGTTGTCAGGTACTGACCAAAGGTAGAGTTTAACTGAGATTTATTCAGTGAAAGGAAGGCTGGACAAATGCCATTGTAACCATTGTAACCATCTGTGTCTGCAACATGCATTATGTCATATACGTCATATATCTTTATTGAAATGGGCTACTGATTGATGGTTTTCCTTACTGAACTATTGACTTATTAATCCCATTTTTATTCGTTGGGCTGCATGTTTTACCACCCAGCAGTCAGCATTTACCCACTGGCTGTTGACCCGTAACTGTAAATAGGGTAGAACAGCTGTCTTACTCTGGTGAGTTTAAGTTGAGTCCCAGTGTCGTGAGGTCACTCCCTAGTGCCAGATGGACCATCCCAGGATCAGTCTCTGCTGCCCGGATAAACGTCAGCAGGCCAATCATGCCGAACTGGTCTGTCACCATTCCTGAGGGAATGTTCGTCACCCGACCTGCAGCGGCAGGATAAGCTCAGAGTTCAACAAACTTCTGTAACTGGGATGTGATTTACAGGTAATACTTACTGTCAATACATTACCGCCATATTTCTAAACCACACTTTGTGCACGCATTGGAGAGCAAACCAAGCCAATTACTTTTTTAACAAGTGATGGTCACTGAAAAGCTAATGGAAAGATGATGATGGTCTGTATCATagtgaacattttcttttggtttcCTCACTGTAGCCTATCCAATAATTATCTAACCCCAAATGCAGGGTAGAGAGCCCAACTGCCTCACCCAAGTTGTGCGATTAAGAAGGGATGTCTCAGTGGAATTGGAGCGATACGATTGGCTGAGAGGTCTCACCATCGGGCAACACCTGGATCCCTTTCTTCTGGTTGTTGTTCTGTGCTGAGGCCGTCTTGTCTCCGGGAAATTTGGGCCCATCTGCATTGGATGTGCTCTTGCTTGTGGAGTTCAAAttctaaacacagaaaaacagttttaaacacaggaaaataaaacatgtaaattcaTGGTAAATAATTCTCTTTGATGTGTAGccttgacaaaacaaaaaaaacaaaaacaaaaaaaacaaaaacaaaaaaaaacagacatcctGTCAGAGTGTGGTGTCATCAGCGGCTCACACTTACAGTTTTGCTGTCGTCGTTGCTCAACGTGGGGTCCTTATAGTTTGGGCCAGGCAGTGCAGGGAAGTCCTCATTATGGATGGAGAAATCCTGTGTCTGTTCGGTTGATGGCTTCGTCACCATGCCaactttgatgatgatgaacacAGTGAGGTAGAAATTATATAGGTTGTAACTACcaatatttttacaacaaaattattatatatacacaattcTTCTTTCTGTAAACTTAGATGTGCATTGAAACAAAGCCTCAACTAGGATTAATAACCCAAGAATAGCCATTTCCTCTCCTAGGGGAACCTACTGCCTATAGCTTAGAAGGTGCTACATGCTACAGTTTTCTCTGCCACCGAATGTGGGTTCTTGCCAggagcgggtggtggtggtgatggtcgcttgccaagagcttcagccaaCGTTACATTTTCAATACAAGAGGTTATAATACGCCCTCCGAGAAGTGCTACTTCTCCAGGGCAGCTTCGGCACTACAGTGAATCACTATCGGAAATTGACAAGTCGGCCAGGACGGGGTTAGCtggttagcacgctaacttcagtagaacaAAAGAAGCGAGACAAacataagcaaaacaaaatttaacattggcgttgctttccaccgctggaaacagctcttggcaagtgaaGCAATGAAGTTTGACTGCTGAACTTGCAAACCTtttttctagactggtaagtaaacacCTGTTAgggctaatgttggctatgtagcaataacAAAACTTACACATAGCTCCTttaatgtgtgtaaaatataaGTCACTTTCTCCAGCCTAATGGCCTACCATAAGGAGCCCTTCCAGCCAATGGGTTGAGCACCGGTGTTGGGTTTCCAGTTCCTTCTCTCCGACTCCTGTCTGCTAACGCAGGGAAGTCTGACAGATCCAGTCCCGTTACATTTTCACTCCCATCTGCAGCAATTGTAAGGTTAGGAACTTGTAATGTGTAAGGTCACCTTTGAcgcaattatatatataatatctgTGCAATAATGTGGCAATTTTTAACTTTATAATGTCATTTCATTACACtccaaaagaatgaaaaaatagatTGGTTTAAACTCATTTTTACTACAACTTTATGTTGCCACACATTTATAAGTAATTGCTCTTCAACCTTCGAGAAGACACTAttcactgcattttaaaatgaaggtCTTCTTGTCATAACAACAGCTCAGAATATGATTATGGTGATAGAAagtcaagagaaaaataatgagaacgatcatttaaaaattatgaCATAATAAAATATTGTGCAGCAAGTGGTATTTATGACATGTTCTTGTTTCTGTCCtgtattttgatgattttttttttttttttttttaataaatcagacTACTGCCTATTTCttagtattttatttaaccTGCGAGACATTCCaggattatttgtttaaataaccAAAACTAATGATCCGTAGGTAAACCCGCCCAGGTTAAACAGTCTAACCTGTGCCATTGAAGATGTTGCTTGATATTGAGTTGTTTATTCCAAAAGCCTGATTGCGGTTCATACCAAATCCTGAcatgctgcagagagagaagaaaaacaaaaacaaaaagataaggCCAGCTTCCAAACATTAAGTTTCCTTAAAATGAAGAACAAAGGTTTAGATCCGTCTACCTGTTTATGGTGAAGGGCTGGCGTGCTGGCTGTTGTTTGGGCATACAGATGATACTTGGTGAGCTGCGGTTGGGGCTGCCCAGCCCCGAGCTGCCCATACTATTGGTTCTGCCGCTCATCCCAATGCCTTGACCGACCTGAGAGTGGTTCAGCATGTTTCTCGAGTTCATCGGCAATGTCCCCCTATTAAAACATAATCAGGTCGGATTTagtttttgctcatttcaggTCAACTGCCATTTCTATTTCCAGGTATTATTCACTGTTATAAACCACACAAGTGCGTGTTAAAACTATGTCTGACAAGTGAACGCATTCATACACACCTGCTTGGTGATGGAGGTGTATGGAGGGACATGGTGGGGACCCCTGTTGTGGGAGTGATATGACTTGGTAGTTGCGTGCCTTGTGTTAGATTTCGGTTTAACTGAGGCGTATTGTTCCCCATGCCTCTTACCGAGAAGCCCAGTGCACCTACAGAAAGACCAGGAAGATAAACAAATACTGTCAGGCAACCCAGAGAAGATTCTTCTGCCTTCTGTCGAAAAAATATCAGGAAATGTCATACATTCAAACTTTTGGAAACTCTGGTTTTACTAGTGAAACCTCATCTAAGAAATTGCTAACGTAAACTTCAAAAGTAATGTACTAAAAATATAAGATTTTGTTCCCACTCTAAGTATGCTACATATGAGAAAACTTCTgtgagaaaatcaaaacaaaaaaagaaacaacaacaacacttaCTTTGTGGACCATACAAACTTGCACCAAGCTGCGACAGCTGACCTGATGACGATGGTGAAGGAGAGGACAGCATCTGATGGAAAACATTTGAGGAGAGGACAGAGTAAGACAACTGGAAAATCCCTCCTCTGGTTCTAACTCaagaaatgacagaaagtgTGCAGCTATGAGGAGAAAACTCACATCTTTGTCCGACCGATGTGGAAACATCGACGGCTGGTTGTAGAACATGCTTTCATCAGTAAAGTCGTTATCGACTACCTCGACGAACTCTACAAATTTCTTTCTAGCACCAAACATGCCTTTTGTCACCTGAAGAGTGAGAACAGAGCTGCTGTTAAAGCTGTGCAAGGGAAAGAGGTCAGGCAAAAGGTCAAGAACCAGTCTAACACATATTTTCACTGTGGCCATTACAGTTCTAATCTAAATAAACTGATTTCCTTGAATCCCAATATTGCCAAACACTCCTTCAAACTACATAAGTTTCACCTTAAGTAGTTTCAGTGTTGTAGAGCCATTAAGGTACAACCACTTTTACAATATTTGACAGCACTGCATTCCATTTATTCTGCATCCAAATGTTCCAGTACTTTGCTTACACTACATAAAGCTAATATTTAATCACCTTTTTATACACAGGACAATTCTTTGTAATTCACTGTGACATTTTTGCCATCTTGGGGTTgttgaaataaagttttgaacAGTGTGTGTCAAGTTTGTAACGATGCACACGCATATGGGAAGATGTTGAACTTCCATaacaaaataaactattttatcCATAATATGTATCTAATAAATAAGGTGACAGCAGCGCTAACCAGTAATTTGATTCTTGTTAATCTTGTATGGGCATTTGTATAGCTTAGCCGGTGAATACTTATCTAATTTGAAACTGTTGGgaaaatgaacagcagcagtgctAACTGGCTTGTTAGCCATCGCTAgtttagctaacgttagcaggcTACCTGTAATCACTCTGTTAGCATAGCTAGCTCAACGTCAGTTTGCGAGCGGGCTACCCTAACATGGACAACATACCGACACCTTTCAACTTAAAAACACCCTGACTTAGCTACAAAGTAGGACTCTGTATCGGGCAGCAATACAAGCCCTCTCTGCCTCAGTATATACACAGTCGGTTGTCCGTTTTCTCAGCTTAGTTTACGCTCcgtttgcagcagcagctgcagcagcagcagaagcaccAGCGACACTCTACAGGAGCTAAAGGCTACCTACCCGCTCCGTATCGAAACGGAGGAAAACAGTGAGATAAATAGCTCATGCTGAAGGGTTAAATTTGCTTCGAGACGTTTTGATATGAcgaaaaataagtaaaataccCTCACCGCATCAATTTCCCTTCTCTTCGTTAGATCCAAGATGGCTGTGTGTATTCTAAATCGAAAGATGGATAGCCTTTACCCTCTGACCTTACAACCTGGTGACCACTTCCGTACACAAAACCGAATATGTCTGAACGTGTGCTCCACCACTCCCACGGCGTACTGAACAATGACCAAAAGACACagaacaagaaataaaaacgtTAGTAAATATTATGTAGATTTTTCAGTCAACATATATAAGGACACCACTGGCAAGCCTCTGCCTCCCTCCTGTGATTACTAGCTGTCTTTACTGTGCTGTCCGTAGCTCAGTGACTACAGAGGATAATGTGACattattcaaattattcaaataatacACACACCTATTTGTTTAACTCAGTTCCTTGTGACTATCACATTGGCATCAGATATGTGTCTTTGCAGTTTCTTCAGGGCCTCAGTCAGCAGTGGTCTAGTACTATAGCAGAGATTTTTGAATGCCACAGGAAACTTGCCctcacacaaaaagaaatgaaaattacCAAATGGGCTGAGTAAAGCTGTTGTGAAGTTCTAGGTTCACTATGTGTCAACTACTAAGTGctaaattaacttaaaaatttTTTCAGTAGTACGCAGTACTAAAAGACAATGTAAACTAACATAAAAAGGGCCTTAAGGTGGGCCCTGCGTTATCGATTATCTTGACTTTCTTCTTTGAAAAGgggccctgtgtcaaaatctagttttatgACCTCCATTTTTTCAGTTGTGTGCTTACATGTTGCATATTcctacatttatttgtgtttaatcCAATTACCACACAACAAATCTGGGGCCAGGTACTCTCCCAGCAGAGAAAACTGCACAGCGCAGAGAAAGTGGGGGACTGGGGTTGTTCACAGAGGCCCAGCATCTTATTTTTGTGCATGGACCCCCTGGCAGGTTGATTCCGACCAGCCTGCAGTTTACTAAAATTGGAATATGAgtacatttctttaaattaacATATTTGACTGGAGAGACCATAGTGTCTCCTCCAgctgcatttctgtttaaattagGCCCCATTTACTATGGCAAATATACGTGTTACAAGGAATAACGACTGAGCTTGAAGGTATATTCTGGACTTCAAATATGGTCCatattagtttttgtttccaaagctttcatatactgtacatctagcggccttcctcagcagatggagttgctTATCGTCATGGAGCCGGCTTAGTAATTAGATTTAGATAGTTTAGGAAATCATCTCCAACTGAGCAAAGCCATCCGATGAGTTGGGCCATGAGGTGTAATTGAAATGATACTAATGAGCCTTTATAGACCTTTTTTTGCTACAGATGTTTTAACTTgccatagcaggaaaagcaaaggtgtaaTTAATGTCATTAATGACAACTTCATTGCATTAAGTGCTCTGTAATCACATGATGGGACAGTTAATTATGCCTgagcttttcctgctatgacacatcaaaatgtctgccatgaaCAGGGTCTGTTATGGCAGTCacatgtttctctctctgttgtcgGTCTGGGTTGTAGCCTACTGTTGGCTGTTTGAGGCCCCCAGGCAGTGAGTGGATTAGGAGAGGGACAAGTGCTAAATACAGTCTGTCAGTGAGCGAAAACAGACGAGGGGCAACCATTGCCCCTTCTGATAAGGAAAATGAAATTCCTCCCAAGTTTTATCTAGTTGGACAATAGTACTAATGAAGGTATGCAAGATAGCTTGGACAAATCACACCTCAGGCAGGCAGGGTTGACTTGCAACTTCTCACAGTTCAGGAGTAAGACTCCCCCCGAGGAAAATTAATGGGGAatgatattttgcttttaaaactaTATGCCTACAAGGAAAACTAAAACTTGAGCACCTGAATTTGGAGGATTTTTAGATTGGTTATGGCATTTAAGTCTTGACGCCACAATGACCCCATACTTGATGTCCAAGCAATTCAAACAGGCATGTACAATGTGGCgctgacaaaacacagaacgCCAGAGCCATACACACTCCAACACACTTCAACAGACCTTTTAGTTTTCCAGGGAACCCGTAACTTAATTTCCCTTCCCTGCAGAGACATTTCAAAACATGCAATAATTAACTACAATCTATGTCAgaataaaacacatacacactttctcTTTGGTCTCCTTGTGAACACTGACAAATTCTTGAGATCATACGATAGTGGGGGACCATTTGTCTGACCCAGTGGCATAAACCCAGGACTGTGTCCAGGCCGATTAAAACAGATGTAAATGACCTTTGCTGCTCTTTCATCACAAAGCACTTCTTATGCTTATCTATGGCACCCTgcccctccctgtctctctctctctcccacctctGTCATCTTggaaaagaaggggggggggagtcATTAGGCACAAATGGGGAGGAGAGAGCAGCTAGTGGTTGCTATCGCCATGAAAGTCAGGGCAAAGCTCGGAACCACTGAGGACTGCACTGGGGATTATCTGCCCAGGGAATACAATAGGTTTTCAGCTCATTAAGTTGGATAAACAATTGGCTTTCTGTAGGTGATGCTGAGAGTCATGGACATGAGCAGGAAAAACGATGGAAAGTAGGTGTTTTTCAGGTCTTATTATGATCATCTTTACGCttattatgttttctgtttcttttttgatgaCTGGTGgtgcttattttctttgtaaataatTCACCAGCATAGATTTTATCAGATAAAAGGGGGTAATTCAGCATCATAATCGTGTAATTGCTGCTACATGTAGCTGCAGTATTACAAAGATGTATTACATTGTCattaacttgttttgtttttgcatactATCAAGATCCATAACTCTAGAGGGGCGGTTTGAGGAGCATTAATGGGAGACCATGAAATTCACTAGAAGGCACCAACAACTTGCTTGAGTGCAACCCTTGTCTGGCACGAAACTGATGTGGAGGACCAGTGGTGTGCCAGCGTCAGTGAGGAAGATGGGTAACGCCATGCGAGGTGTTATCGCCTTCATTCCCTCAGAGCGCTGTCAGCGCTTCTTAGTGGGGGACCTGAAGGAGATGCCTGTTGATCGGACCCTGGACCTGAGCAGCCGGCAGTTGCATCGGCTACCGGTTGCTGCCTGTGTCTTTAATGAGCTGGTGAAGCTCTACCTGAGTGACAACAACCTCAGCGCTTTACCTGCTGAGCTGCAGGGCCTGAggaagctgcagctgctggcccTCGACTTTAACTGCTTTGAAGAGCtccctgctgctgtttgcagaTTGCCCCAGCTCAGCATCCTTTACCTGGGTAACAACAGGCTTTACCACCTCCCCAGAGAATTGAAAGAGCTCAAGGAACTTAGTACTCTGTGGCTGGAGACTAATTGCTTCACTGTTTTCCCTAAGGTGGTTTGTGAGCTCTCTAATCTCAAGACCCTGCACCTCGGTTATAACCAGATACGGAGTTTACCGAAAGAACTTCGACGGCTGGAAGAGCTGAGAAGTATCTGGCTTGCTGGGAACGAGTTGGCAGATTTTCCACCAGTGTTGCTGGAAATGCACTTTCTAGCTGTCATTGATGTGGATCGGAACAGAATACGCCACTTCCCAGGCCTGTCTCACATGCAGGGGTTGAAACTTGTCATTTATGACCACAACCCCTGTGTTAACGCCCCAGCGGTAGGCGAGGGAGTCAGGAGGGTCGGACGCTGGGCGGAGAGCTCAGATGATGAACAGGAAGATGATGGGTCCAAAGCAGCTAGTGAGACTACAGCCGAGGTCACAGAACTACAACCTGAGGACGAGCACAACATTTAGGGTCACGGAACAAAGTGACCTTCAGCTGTGGTGAGGTCTGCCAGCACAGGATGACATTCAAGTGGGAACACTTACAGTGGAGGGGTGTGTTGTACATCAGGCTGGTGTTCTTTGGTCCATATATGGCAAAGCCAGTCATATGAGCTTTAATATAAGACACTGAGTGATAGGTAGTCCAAAAATGTGGCCTGTGTGAAAAGGGACATTTGaatcttgaaataaaaatgtttaatatgtttGGTTACTGATATGTATAAAAAGTGTAATTGTCTATTTGAATTTGTAAAATTCTGTCCATGCCTTCAAACAGTTAGGTGCACAAACAGTGACATTGTAAATTACTATTAATTTTCACCGACATCAGATTTTCTGTTAGTCAGAAAGTTCTGAACTATTTCATCTTATGGTACAAGGCATCTATCTTAGGAATTTTACAGAATTTTACAGATAGTAAACTGTAAACAGTAGTTGCAATTACTGATGTGTTTGCATGAAAGTAGTACAGACTGGCATTCATACTTTTCTATTAAATAGACTATGCAGTTAGTTGTTGCTGAGGCTGGGTCATCTACAAATTCACTCAGTTCCAGATAACCCTGATGTCAGCTGATGCACAACTTAATCATTAAATCAACAACAAGCATGAGATGGCACCATATAAACTCAAATGTTATGTGTGAGTTCTTTATACTACAGAGaccaagaaaaagaagaggagaaattCTTGTTCCGGCAGAGTCTGAGATAATTGTCTGTACCTGCTGAGGCTAAATACAGTGAGGTTTTTAATACAAGTGATGGATGATTTAAGTCAATTAGTGCACTCCTTATCCAGACCAATTCATAATTCATCAGACAGACTGGAGCTGTGGCTTGGAATAAAGGCTTCTAATGGGCCTTAATATCATCGCCATAAGGTTCTGAATTGGAACAGATCATTAATGTAGCTTTCAAACTCCTCAGTATACCAGGAAAATGTTCTGTAAACAAGATTAAAGGTCCTCGCGCATTTTGAATCCTTTTTTAGCTAATTTTTTTAGAGATTTAAATAGGCTGCATACCAGCCATTTTATTGGAAATGTGATTATTTCTAATTGCATCACACACTGAACTACTGCATTCTCAGCTTTCATTCTGCTTcctattaaaaataacaactaCTTTG from the Xiphias gladius isolate SHS-SW01 ecotype Sanya breed wild chromosome 8, ASM1685928v1, whole genome shotgun sequence genome contains:
- the lrrc10 gene encoding leucine-rich repeat-containing protein 10, which codes for MWRTSGVPASVRKMGNAMRGVIAFIPSERCQRFLVGDLKEMPVDRTLDLSSRQLHRLPVAACVFNELVKLYLSDNNLSALPAELQGLRKLQLLALDFNCFEELPAAVCRLPQLSILYLGNNRLYHLPRELKELKELSTLWLETNCFTVFPKVVCELSNLKTLHLGYNQIRSLPKELRRLEELRSIWLAGNELADFPPVLLEMHFLAVIDVDRNRIRHFPGLSHMQGLKLVIYDHNPCVNAPAVGEGVRRVGRWAESSDDEQEDDGSKAASETTAEVTELQPEDEHNI
- the cnot2 gene encoding CCR4-NOT transcription complex subunit 2; protein product: MFGARKKFVEFVEVVDNDFTDESMFYNQPSMFPHRSDKDMLSSPSPSSSGQLSQLGASLYGPQSALGFSVRGMGNNTPQLNRNLTQGTQLPSHITPTTGVPTMSLHTPPSPSRGTLPMNSRNMLNHSQVGQGIGMSGRTNSMGSSGLGSPNRSSPSIICMPKQQPARQPFTINSMSGFGMNRNQAFGINNSISSNIFNGTDGSENVTGLDLSDFPALADRSRREGTGNPTPVLNPLAGRAPYVGMVTKPSTEQTQDFSIHNEDFPALPGPNYKDPTLSNDDSKTNLNSTSKSTSNADGPKFPGDKTASAQNNNQKKGIQVLPDGRVTNIPSGMVTDQFGMIGLLTFIRAAETDPGMVHLALGSDLTTLGLNLNSPENLYPKFASPWASAPCRPQDIDFHVPSEYLTNIHIRDKLAAIKLARYGEDLLFYLYYMNGGDLLQLLAAVELFNRDWRYHKEERVWITRAPGMEPTLKTNTYERGTYYFFDCLNWRKVAKEFHLEYDKLEERPHVPTTFNYNPAQQAF